The Paraconexibacter algicola genome includes the window CAGCCGGTCGATCTGGTCGGAGGCGCGGACCGCGACGGTGGCGAGCTGGTGCAGGTCGTCGAGCGCGCGGACGAGGAGCTTCGGCGGCACCACGAGGGGGCTCAGCACGTTCACGCGACCGACCATAGCGCCCGCGCGGTGCTAGCTTCGACGGTCGATGTCGACCCCCACCTCCAACGAGCCCACACCGCAGCGCCTGCAGGCGATCCGCACCCAGTTCGACGAGCTCCGCGCGCACGTGCAACCCGACGCGCTGGCCGCCCAGCTGACCGAGCTGGAGCAGGAGATGGGCGCCGCGGGCTTCTGGGACGACCAGGAGCGCGCCCCGAAGGTCAGCGCCGAGCACGCGCGCACCACGAAGCGGCTCGAGGGCTTCCGGGCGCTGGAGCGGGACGTCGAGGACCTCGACGGGCTCGCCGAGCTCGCCGACGAGGACGAGGAGCTCGCCGCCGAGCTCGAGGAGCAGATCGCCTCGGTCACCGCCCGCCTGGCGGAGCTCGAGGAGGCGCGGCTGTTCTCGGGCACCTACGACGCCGGGGACGCGCTCGTGACCGTCAACGCGGGCGCGGGCGGCACCGACGCGCAGGACTGGGCGGAGATGCTGCTGCGCATGCAGATGCGCTGGGCGGAGTCGCGCGGCTTCCGGGTCGAGCTGCTGGAGGCCAGCCCGGGGGCGGAGGCGGGGATCACCACCGCGACCTTCCGCGCCGAGGGCGAGAACGCCTACGGCCTGTTCAACGCCGAGAAGGGCGTGCACCGGCTGGTGCGGATCAGCCCGTTCGACTCGCAGAACCGCCGGCAGACCGCGTTCGCGGGCCTGGAGGTCGCCCCGATCGTCGACGAGGTCGGGGACGTCACGATCGAGCCGGACGACCTGCGCGTGGACACCTACCGGGCCTCCGGGGCGGGCGGCCAGCACGTCAACAAGACCGACTCGGCCGTGCGGATCACGCACCTGCCGACCGGGGTGGTCGTGCAGTGCCAGAACGAGCGC containing:
- the prfB gene encoding peptide chain release factor 2: MSTPTSNEPTPQRLQAIRTQFDELRAHVQPDALAAQLTELEQEMGAAGFWDDQERAPKVSAEHARTTKRLEGFRALERDVEDLDGLAELADEDEELAAELEEQIASVTARLAELEEARLFSGTYDAGDALVTVNAGAGGTDAQDWAEMLLRMQMRWAESRGFRVELLEASPGAEAGITTATFRAEGENAYGLFNAEKGVHRLVRISPFDSQNRRQTAFAGLEVAPIVDEVGDVTIEPDDLRVDTYRASGAGGQHVNKTDSAVRITHLPTGVVVQCQNERSQSSNRETAMKMLRAKLLEKAEADRKAEIAKAKGESESASWGSQIRSYVLQPYTMVKDHRTGHEVGDAQRVLEGDLDGFVRAELLRAAGKAPTAAGGDDEV